One part of the Gammaproteobacteria bacterium genome encodes these proteins:
- a CDS encoding MBL fold metallo-hydrolase has product MQLRFLGAAREVTGSCFLLETGRAKVLIDCGLIQGRPADEARNREPFPFAVEDIDAVVLTHAHLDHSGRLPLLIKSGYRQPIYTQRASRDLCRIMLKDAGHLQEKDAEWENRKRERKGLQRVEALYTVADAQATMRYFRAMDYDVERLIAPGVWLRLYDAGHILGSAIVELRVQDDRGERILVFSGDLGHSGAPILRDPVRVRRADLVVMESTYGERQHRSWDSTWEELHGVVREARAARGNILVPSFAIGRAQLLLYVLKQHYHDWGLEGWQLFVDSPMAIEATEVYARHWRLYDQEATQVRREDGDPFRPPNLHLSRTSNQSMAINKIRSGALIIAGSGMCTGGRIKHHLKHNLWRSDCHVIMVGFQARGTLGRALVDGARHVRLWGETIRVGAKIHTVGGLSAHADQHGLMDWYAGFDGHPPVALVHGEEDAMRSLGETLQGRGVQVSRPRPGEVLKIT; this is encoded by the coding sequence ATGCAATTACGCTTTCTGGGCGCCGCGCGCGAGGTTACGGGCTCGTGCTTTCTGCTGGAGACCGGCCGGGCGAAGGTCCTGATCGACTGCGGCCTGATTCAGGGCCGCCCGGCCGACGAGGCGCGCAACCGGGAGCCCTTCCCCTTCGCCGTCGAGGACATCGACGCGGTGGTGCTCACCCACGCCCATCTCGACCATTCGGGCCGCCTGCCGCTGCTGATCAAAAGCGGCTATCGCCAGCCTATCTACACCCAGCGGGCGAGCCGTGATCTGTGCCGCATCATGCTCAAGGATGCCGGTCATCTGCAGGAGAAGGATGCCGAGTGGGAGAACCGCAAGCGCGAGCGCAAGGGGTTGCAGCGGGTCGAGGCCCTGTACACCGTCGCCGACGCACAGGCGACCATGCGCTACTTTCGTGCCATGGACTACGATGTCGAACGGCTCATCGCCCCGGGCGTGTGGCTGCGCCTGTACGATGCCGGCCATATCCTCGGCTCCGCCATCGTCGAGCTGCGGGTGCAGGACGACCGGGGTGAGCGCATCCTGGTGTTCAGTGGTGACCTCGGCCACAGCGGCGCACCGATCCTGCGTGATCCCGTGCGTGTGCGGCGCGCTGATCTGGTGGTCATGGAGAGCACCTACGGCGAACGCCAACACCGCAGCTGGGACAGCACCTGGGAGGAACTCCACGGTGTAGTGCGCGAGGCGCGCGCGGCGCGCGGCAACATCCTGGTCCCATCCTTCGCGATCGGGCGCGCGCAGTTGTTGCTGTATGTCCTCAAACAGCACTACCACGACTGGGGGCTGGAGGGCTGGCAGCTGTTCGTCGACAGCCCCATGGCGATCGAGGCGACTGAGGTCTACGCCAGGCACTGGCGGCTGTATGACCAGGAGGCCACTCAGGTGCGCCGTGAGGATGGTGATCCTTTCCGTCCGCCCAACCTGCATCTCAGCCGTACGTCCAACCAGTCCATGGCCATCAACAAGATCCGCTCCGGTGCCCTGATCATCGCTGGCAGCGGCATGTGCACCGGCGGGCGTATCAAACACCACCTCAAGCACAATCTGTGGCGCAGCGACTGTCACGTGATCATGGTGGGCTTCCAGGCGCGCGGTACGCTGGGGCGCGCCCTGGTCGATGGTGCCCGCCATGTGCGACTGTGGGGCGAGACCATCCGCGTGGGCGCGAAGATCCATACCGTGGGCGGTCTGTCGGCGCACGCCGATCAGCATGGACTCATGGACTGGTATGCGGGCTTCGACGGACATCCGCCCGTCGCGCTGGTGCATGGCGAGGAGGACGCCATGCGCAGCCTCGGTGAGACCTTGCAGGGGCGCGGCGTACAGGTCAGCCGTCCGCGACCGGGTGAGGTGCTGAAGATCACCTGA